The Pyrus communis chromosome 8, drPyrComm1.1, whole genome shotgun sequence region GAGAATTGAGGATTCAAAAAACATGCCGAGCGAGagtgaggaagaagagaaatatGGTAATCAGAAGAAGGATGATAAAGGTAAAGGTCAGGCGTCGCTCGGACCTCGTAAAAcacagaacttcaagaggggtggcactagttctagctcttctagcggtggtttcagcgccactggtcagggtcgtggaggtaggtttgctGGTGGTGCTAGAAGCCAGAGACAGGGTGATGGCGGTAGAGGTAGGGCCCCaatttgccgcaggtgtaataaTCGACACTTTGGTGAGTGTAGGCGTAGTAGCAGTGGTTGTTTTACTTGTGGACAGATGGGACATTGGGCTacaaattgtccccagagtcagcagcagaAACTGCAGCAGACTTTCTTGCCGCCGCCTGCACCGATCCAGCAGATTCAGGGTCTAGGTGGTTATGGGCAGAcaggtcgaggtggtgcctattactatcagggcgatgctgttccttatgccccAGGACAATATCAGTATCCCCAAGACCCGTATTCTGGCGGCTATATGTCGTATCCTCCAACTTCAGCAGGCGGTTTTCAGTGGTTTCAGGGAGGACAGATTCAGCAGGGAGAGATTGCTACGAGTAGTGCGGGGTCttcgaggcagtctggtcagcccagtcaggggcgtggtacTCAGAGTCGTGGTGGTCAGGCGAGCAGAGGTCGAGGAGGACGACAGCAGACCCAGGGACGTATTCATAATATctctctgcaggatgctcagaacaatccggatttgattatgggtacgttaaatatccttggttattttgctagagtattaaatgattgtggtgctacacattctgtgatttctcatacctttgctcaagtgacgcaacctcgccccacacctctagggtatgatttagagttcgctatgcctagaggggaaagatgtattgtagatcgtgtgtacccaggatgtctaGTGATAGTcgagggtgttgttatgccagctgatcttatcccgttagacattgttgactttgatgtgattctgggcacagattggttgcatttcaatcgtgccaatattgattgttacgggaaaatagttacgttccatcgtcctggactacatgtggttactttcgtgggtgagcagagtggggtgagacatggcgttatttcggccgTGCGAGCGAAAAGGCTGTTAtctaaaggttgccaggggtacttagctcatgtggtgttggatgAGGCTGCTCCTagcagagttgaggatgtgagggtagtcagacattttcccgatgtttttcctgaggatttacctggtttaccaccagaccgagacatggagttcaccattgagttaCTTCCaagtactaatcctatttccttgactccttatcgtatggctcccgctgagttaaaggaattgaaagttcagttgcaggaattagtggataagggtttcatgcagcctagtacttcaccttggggtgctccagtattgtttgtgaggaagaaagacggaactttgaggctatgtatcgattacaggcaattgaatcgggtgacgattaaaaaccgttatccgttgccacgtatcgatgatttgtttgatcagcttcgaggtgcttgtgtattttccaagattgacttgagatctggatattatcagctgaagatttgtagggataatgttcctaagacggcgttcaggactcgttatgtcattacgagtttctggttatgccatttgggttgacgaatgcaccagctacttttatggatttgatgaaccaagtgttccagccatatttggataggtttgttatcGTTTTCATCGATgacattctggtgtattctaagtctaaagcggagcatgttcgacatcttactttggtgttgaaaagattgagggaacaccaattgtatgctaagtttagcaagtgccagttttggttagaccaagttgcgtttttggggcacatcatttcaggtcaaggtattttggtggatcttcaaaaggttgcagctgtggagaaatgggagcaaccgtgaaccgtcactgaggtgaggagtttccttggtttggcaaggtattatcgacggtttgttaaggatttttctacgattgctttaccactgacgaggttaacgaggaaagacgttaaatttgagtgggatgataagtgtgagtagagtttccagcagttgaagtattgtctcactcatgcacctgttttggcactcccggacgatagtggtgatttcgaggtttatagtgatgcttctttgaatggtctgggatgtgtgttgatacaacatggtagggtgattgcttatgcttcgcgacagttgaaacctcatgagttgaattaccctacacgtgatttggagttggccgcTATTATTTTTGCgctgaagttgtggagacactacctttatagagagaaatgtaagatctttacagatcacaaaagtcttcagtatctttttactcagaaggaacttaatcttcgtcagcggaggtggatgGAACTGCTcagtgattatgactgcacgattgattatcaccctggtcatGCAAATGttgtggctgatgcacttagcaaaAAGTCTCAGGGCCAtatcaatgcgttgtatgctagtcgtgttcctcttcTAGCAGATTTGCGTtctacgggagtgaggttagagGCAGAAGATTGAGAGGtagctttacttgctaattttcaagttaaacCAATTTTAGTtaatcgggtgcttgaagctcaggtagcggATAGAGAAACTCAAGAATTAATCCAAGCTCGAGATCGGGGAAGGaggagagacctcagagttcgtgattcggatggcatgctgATGCAGAAAGGtaggatgtttgtgcctaataatttggaattaaagaaggcaattctcgatgaagcacatatctcggcttatgccatgcatccaggagctactaaaatgtatcataccattcgaccgttttattattggccgggtatgaaaagggagatagctgagtatgtgagcaggtgtgctgtttgtcagcaagttaaggcGGAAAGGAaaaagccgtttgggttgttgcaacCGCttccgttccagagtggaaatgggaaaatattactatggattttgtgtacaagcttccgcatacacataatggctttgacggcatttgggtgattgttgatcggcttactaagtcggcgcatttcattccagtgacgGAGAAATATTCCTTGGGCCgattagcggagttgtttatctcaaagattgtgaaataccatggtgtccctgtgagtattgtctctgatcgtgatccacgatttacatctaagttttgggcgtttcaagaagctttgggtacgagactactttatagtacggcgtatcatcctcagacggacggacagtcagagagaaccattcagactttggaggatatgttgcggGCTTCGGTATTatagtttggtgatgcttggcacacacggttggatttaatggaatttgcctataacaacagctttcattcgagtatcggaattgcaccatttgaggcattgtatggtagatcttgtcgcacgtCATTGTGTTGGTTagaggtcggagaaagagtcttagtgggtccagagattgttgaggaAACTACTCAAAATATTCAGGTAATCAAGTCTAACTTGAAGGCAGCCCAGGATaggcagaagagtttagcagaCCGACATGCtactgacagagtgtatgaggttgacgattgggtatttctgaagctttcaccatggAGAGGCATTGTATGGTTTGGAAAGAAATgcaagttgagtcccaggtacattggaccatacatggtcactgagcgagttggtgaggtagcttatagattggagttgcctccggagttggctagagtacataacgtttttcacgtgtctatgcttcgacattacgttgctgatccgtctcatgtgatacctcctcaacccttgaaaattaatccagatttgacttatgacgAGGAACCAATGACGATATtagattggaaggaaaaggttctgaggaacaagacggtgaacttagtAAAAGTTTTGTGGAAGAATCATTCCgtggaggaagctacgtgggaaacAGAAAAttggatgagggatttgtatcctcggttgttctttgatcactaggggttgttgtgtggttgttttgaatttcgggacgaaattctattaaggtgggtaggttgtgacagcccgttccgaaaattctaaaacgtacgcgtgaaaagacgattttgcccctagtgcgatttctttacgttttatggttgtttttgggtttttgttggcatgttttgggccacacacacactaacCTACACCCCACACCCTTTCCCCTATCCCTGCACTTGTCCCAAGTCCCCTTTCCCATCCCATTTTCCATATAACGTAcgaacacacacacaaaccacCCAAATCGTCACAGATCGAAGGAataaagtacatatccatgctcgtgaggctcgtaggagtccaaccatacccatttcaacttgtaggaagcttggtgaggtccctaggaggctccgggtggttcgtttgaagggtttggacgtcgggatcacaagtttcgaagttggccggagttaGGGTGAATTTCCAGGTGAGATTTAGTggtttttagcacttgaaagtggtatgattgtgttcctctcgttgtaagcttcattttggtaccaattttgtgaaatttggttgaaaaacgaagaagttacaaaggtttgaagtttttacgattttccggcgccggcgcctcgccggagaagacggcggaatattccgtcaaatctgacggaatattcctgacgccgttgacagttaccgttagggataacggaatattcctgacggcgtcaactgacgccgtcaacgtgccaggcacgtgcctgcgcgtggccggcgcgtgcgacggtgaaaaattattttaaaaatatggggatgttcctgaggttgagtagatcacgttggtgtattcatacaccccatttgagcattgtatgagaagttatttcttaagtttggttatgtgctttaaaattaacgtttttgtagttgtttcgcatataggtgatacctatcccgaggacgagcgtggtcactcaaGGTAGGGGGTTACAACCCTTCCacgtaccagtgagtgggcttttggttttccgtatatacctatacaCTTATATTTCCCCagaaaatgatttgaattgtttattcgttatatgccatACATTATATTGCCGTTGTTATGCATGGTTGcttgcatttatatatgtgtgtgtattggtgctgcagacgcacaggtaagtgccaggtgagtggtgatttatatttacgttcATTAGTGATTCTAGatacatagagagctcataacctgcagccccggtgttagtgctcccgcccagagttgggcacagtccttcacgtgatgttcacctcccgcaccacacgctcagcttggatccaagttaggtgcacagtcctgtcgtacataccactttaggtggttccgactcgtaggtgacccgcgattattcgcacagccttcacgtgatcgtaacacttgagagtatatatatattacacccaggactgtcgtacataccactttaggtggttccgactcgtgtgcaggtcgagttagtgagattgagattttagctctagattcagccgtacaggtcacgttaggtgactccggctgacagttTATATGACATTGATATGATTTTACctaagcacttgcattttactttgaggttttggcatagcatattcttgagcatgatttatatatgtatatattctattttatgggaagtatacaggttttacggcgaggggttagaacatttttactaaatggttttcgaaaagctttgtttttgcccactcacgcttttgttttgcgcccctccaggttctagttggctagcacgtttggtggtttccctgagGGTTTttccggcatatctgacagacgatcaccagcgtaggaccaccttcgggtgtacttttgttgcGTCATTTTCTCCCGAACTGCTTtaggctttatgctctgaacttagcgtcacacttacgctttcacttgtttttattactttatgtaagctagttttatttatccgtactatttatattactattttacttgcttccgcactgtgcacatggttacgtcacttccacgtgacggccagcatgccctgatctcgatcggggtgtgtcaatttccAAAGGGGAACTTATTCGGTTACTAGTAGCCGAAAGACTGGTATAAGAGAAAGCACCATTTTTAGGTTTAGCCATGGGAACTCTTCATCTAATAGTGCtttgaatttttaatgtattaggTTTAAAGCTTaagggtatttgtgtctatATAAGTGAcatttggatatatttgaaagtttttataaaaattgacatttttgaaatttaaggctaatatttggctatatttgataaatattttaattttttgaattatattattgcccataactttttgttgtgatagaagaTTAGATAGTCTTTTCAGttttcaccctttttttttttttttttacaaagaaaattttattaataagtaGTTTAGATAGGGGCAAAATTTGAGGATTTCCGCACCTAATAGTTAAGAGGGTGAATGTTAAAATTGCAcctaattgttttattttaccaTGATTGTTTTGGTTTTACCTTGAAGATATTATTGTCTTTGAGATGATGGATATCGCCAAAACTCTAGCTGAATACTTTCACTTGTGTATGGGTTGTAATGGGAAGCCTTCGGTTTC contains the following coding sequences:
- the LOC137742891 gene encoding uncharacterized protein, whose translation is MYNLKLDKFEGNEGHEGAERWLEHIEKTFRVLHSQGNLPVEKWVKTTSWFLGKVYASWWEQELRRLTPAEKTDWDVFRELFKRRFVPPEYIDRKKQEFTELRQGKLTANEYYRRFTDLSRYHLDVAGNPAEMLRCLRLGTKKKWRSMATTTHCDTYQEFYEILLRIEDSKNMPSESEEEEKYGNQKKDDKGKGQASLGPRKTQNFKRGGTSSSSSSGGFSATGQGRGGRFAGGARSQRQGDGGRGRAPICRRCNNRHFGECRRSSSGCFTCGQMGHWATNCPQSQQQKLQQTFLPPPAPIQQIQGLGGYGQTGRGGAYYYQGDAVPYAPGQYQYPQDPYSGGYMSYPPTSAGGFQWFQGGQIQQGEIATSSAGSSRQSGQPSQGRGTQSRGGQASRGRGGRQQTQGRIHNISLQDAQNNPDLIMDRVYPGCLVIVEGVVMPADLIPLDIVDFDSGVRHGVISAVRAKRLLSKGCQGYLAHVVLDEAAPSRVEDVRVVRHFPDVFPEDLPGLPPDRDMEFTIELLPSTNPISLTPYRMAPAELKELKVQVIAYASRQLKPHELNYPTRDLELAAIIFALKLWRHYLYREKCKIFTDHKSLQYLFTQKELNLRQRRWMELLSDYDCTIDYHPGHANVVADALSKKSQGHINALYASRVPLLADLRSTGVRLEAED